Proteins encoded in a region of the Fibrobacter sp. UWP2 genome:
- a CDS encoding RNA methyltransferase, translating into MRKFRVVLVEPEHPHNVGFVARAMHCYALPELYIVYPKREKVIENSYHTAANSHDILDNAKIVHTFEEAIGDCACAVAYSRRIFGSAIKHTMVQNLSDMLPEDGTVALVFGRESCGLALEEVNACTYQCEIPVPGLMSLNLGQAVAVSLYELCRSGALANGEGRAKRTTRGVAETGPATIQQIESFKAFLDRYLTGQYHDQAWRDNFLNTMVQRLHPTRNELSALFGLIRNLAKKPARLERALDKVAKQAAQQADDK; encoded by the coding sequence ATGCGTAAATTCAGAGTCGTACTTGTTGAACCGGAACATCCCCATAACGTGGGCTTTGTCGCTCGCGCCATGCACTGCTACGCCTTGCCCGAGCTCTACATCGTTTACCCCAAGCGCGAGAAGGTCATCGAGAATTCGTACCACACGGCGGCCAACAGCCACGACATTTTGGACAACGCGAAAATTGTCCACACCTTTGAAGAGGCTATTGGAGATTGCGCTTGTGCGGTCGCCTACAGTCGCCGCATTTTCGGGAGCGCTATCAAGCACACGATGGTGCAGAACCTTTCGGACATGCTTCCGGAAGACGGTACTGTGGCGCTCGTGTTCGGTCGCGAGTCCTGCGGGCTTGCCCTTGAGGAGGTGAACGCCTGCACGTACCAGTGCGAAATCCCGGTGCCCGGCCTCATGAGCTTGAACCTCGGGCAGGCGGTGGCGGTTTCGCTCTATGAACTTTGCCGCTCCGGCGCCCTTGCCAACGGCGAGGGACGTGCTAAGCGCACCACCAGGGGTGTTGCGGAGACCGGCCCCGCCACCATCCAGCAAATCGAGAGCTTCAAGGCGTTCTTGGACCGCTACCTGACGGGGCAGTACCACGACCAGGCATGGCGCGACAACTTCCTCAACACGATGGTGCAGCGCCTGCACCCCACACGCAACGAACTTTCGGCTTTGTTCGGGCTCATCCGTAATCTCGCGAAAAAGCCTGCCCGCCTGGAACGTGCGTTAGATAAGGTAGCCAAGCAAGCGGCACAGCAAGCCGATGATAAATGA
- a CDS encoding dUTP diphosphatase: MTTKTIKIQYLDDSITRLTYVGGKSDWIDLAAAETVTLKAGEFRLIHLGVAMKLPEGYEAHIAPRSSTFKNFGILQANSVGVVDSSYCGANDWWKMPVYATRDVTIEKGSRIAQFRIMEIQPTLTFEEGSLDGADRGGFGSTGI, encoded by the coding sequence ATGACCACGAAGACGATTAAAATTCAATATCTTGACGATTCTATCACGCGCCTCACGTATGTGGGCGGCAAGTCCGACTGGATTGACCTTGCGGCGGCGGAGACCGTGACGCTCAAGGCGGGGGAGTTCAGGCTCATTCACCTAGGGGTCGCGATGAAGTTGCCCGAGGGTTACGAGGCGCATATCGCCCCGCGCAGTTCCACGTTCAAGAACTTCGGCATCTTGCAGGCGAATTCGGTGGGCGTGGTGGATTCCAGCTACTGCGGCGCGAACGACTGGTGGAAAATGCCTGTTTATGCCACTCGCGATGTGACCATCGAGAAGGGGAGCCGCATCGCTCAGTTCCGCATCATGGAAATCCAGCCGACCCTCACCTTCGAAGAAGGTTCTCTCGACGGCGCCGACCGCGGCGGATTTGGAAGTACGGGAATATAA
- a CDS encoding diaminopimelate dehydrogenase, producing MAKIAILGYGNLGRGVECAVKQAPDMELVAVFTRRDPATVKIQTAGVPVLNVSEMEAWKDKVDLLIICGGSATDLPVLTPKYAAMFNVIDSFDTHAKIPQHFAAVDAAAKAAGKIAMISVGWDPGMFSLNRVYAQSILPEGKDYTFWGKGVSQGHSDAVRRIKGVKNAKQYTCPVEAALEAVRSGSMPELTTRQKHTRLVYVVAEEGADKAYIENAIKTMPNYFDEYDTTVNFISEEEFNKNHSGLAHGGFVIRTGKTGMNKEHTHVIEYSLKLDSNPEFTTSVLVAYARAALRMKANGVTGCKTVLDVPPAYLSTLSDEELRAHCL from the coding sequence ATGGCAAAGATTGCTATTCTCGGTTACGGTAACCTCGGTCGCGGTGTGGAATGCGCCGTGAAGCAGGCTCCGGATATGGAACTCGTCGCCGTTTTCACCCGTCGTGACCCCGCTACGGTCAAGATCCAGACGGCGGGCGTTCCGGTGCTGAACGTTTCTGAAATGGAAGCCTGGAAGGATAAGGTGGACCTGCTCATCATTTGTGGCGGTTCCGCTACCGACCTGCCGGTGCTCACCCCGAAGTACGCTGCTATGTTCAACGTGATCGACTCCTTCGACACGCACGCCAAGATTCCGCAGCACTTCGCCGCTGTTGACGCTGCCGCCAAGGCCGCCGGCAAGATCGCGATGATTTCCGTCGGTTGGGACCCGGGCATGTTCAGCCTGAACCGCGTGTACGCCCAGTCCATTCTCCCGGAAGGCAAGGACTACACGTTCTGGGGCAAGGGTGTTAGCCAGGGCCACAGCGACGCTGTCCGCCGCATCAAGGGCGTGAAGAACGCCAAGCAGTACACCTGCCCGGTGGAAGCGGCTCTCGAAGCCGTGCGTAGCGGTTCCATGCCGGAACTCACCACTCGCCAGAAGCACACCCGTCTCGTTTACGTGGTTGCCGAAGAAGGTGCCGACAAGGCTTACATCGAAAACGCCATCAAGACGATGCCGAACTACTTCGATGAATACGACACCACGGTAAACTTCATCAGCGAAGAAGAATTCAACAAGAACCACAGCGGGCTCGCTCACGGCGGTTTCGTGATTCGTACCGGCAAGACCGGCATGAATAAGGAACACACTCACGTGATCGAATATAGCCTCAAGCTCGATTCCAATCCGGAATTCACGACCAGCGTCCTCGTGGCCTACGCCCGCGCCGCTCTCCGCATGAAGGCTAACGGCGTGACCGGTTGCAAGACTGTTCTCGACGTGCCGCCTGCATACCTCAGCACGCTCAGCGACGAAGAATTAAGGGCTCATTGCCTGTAA
- the thiD gene encoding bifunctional hydroxymethylpyrimidine kinase/phosphomethylpyrimidine kinase, translating into MKTALTIAGSDSSGGAGIQADIKTMTVHGVFAMSAVTALTAQNTLGVTDIMEASPDFLSHELDAVFTDIFPDAVKTGMVSSSGLIHVIADKLKQYKARNIVVDPVMVATNGAKLICDEAIETLKSELLPLATVITPNRPEAEVLTGNKINSESGMEAAAQKIYEAFGCAVLMKGGHDLNDANDLLWTAKGPQWFYGKKIDNPNTHGTGCTLSSAIASNLALGNDLSVSVKNAKDYISAALGSMLDLGHGKGPMNHAFAFSSKLR; encoded by the coding sequence ATGAAGACTGCACTCACGATTGCAGGTTCTGATTCCAGCGGTGGTGCCGGCATCCAGGCTGACATCAAGACGATGACAGTTCATGGCGTTTTTGCCATGAGCGCCGTTACCGCTTTGACGGCGCAGAATACACTCGGCGTCACCGACATCATGGAGGCTTCTCCTGATTTTCTCTCGCACGAACTGGATGCCGTTTTTACGGACATCTTTCCGGATGCGGTCAAGACGGGCATGGTCTCTAGCAGTGGTCTCATCCATGTAATTGCGGACAAGTTAAAGCAGTACAAGGCAAGGAACATTGTGGTGGACCCGGTGATGGTCGCGACGAACGGGGCGAAGCTTATTTGCGACGAGGCGATAGAAACGCTCAAGTCCGAGCTTTTGCCCCTTGCTACAGTCATTACGCCGAACCGCCCCGAAGCCGAAGTGCTCACGGGAAACAAGATCAATTCGGAATCCGGCATGGAAGCCGCCGCCCAAAAGATCTACGAGGCGTTTGGTTGTGCCGTGCTGATGAAGGGCGGCCACGACTTGAACGATGCCAATGATTTGCTGTGGACCGCCAAAGGCCCGCAGTGGTTCTACGGCAAAAAGATTGACAACCCCAATACCCACGGTACTGGCTGCACGTTGAGCAGCGCCATTGCCTCGAACCTCGCGCTGGGAAACGACCTTTCTGTTTCCGTGAAAAATGCGAAGGATTACATTTCGGCGGCGCTTGGCTCCATGCTCGACCTGGGCCACGGCAAGGGCCCCATGAACCACGCCTTTGCGTTCAGTTCCAAACTGCGCTGA
- the dnaA gene encoding chromosomal replication initiator protein DnaA: MQVEWERCLNYLRGMLSDSVYKTYFASTKLSSQTVGHAVISVPPGLDTSVYSAYKELIRLAWRETTHSDAPMEFEFQSQETVSQQVTPPGDHVFKDFVKPSVPLSGSFRFENFVPGDKAQLAFNAALAVARNPDGTQYNPLFIYGSSGLGKTHLLQAIGNYILEEDPNKRVCYLTSEDFSQQYLKCLRESRVTEMSDFYRNEVDILLIDDIQNWTGKYETQNEFFLIFNALHQAGKQIVLTSDAPAVEVKNLSDRLVSRFAWGLTVDIQPPDVETREAILHKKAEERHLEISDEVLHFLAEKIASNVRCLESAIIKLTLQSSLMNHDIDMGIAQKVVAEIAPTLRRRVSLDAVLHAVSQHYEVPESKLTEPGRGTKEISKARQVAMYLMRECSSISLQSIGSRFGGKDHSTVVHAIKSVKKEMETDSSFARLIETLKNSIHD, encoded by the coding sequence ATGCAAGTCGAATGGGAAAGATGTTTGAACTACCTTCGCGGAATGCTCTCCGATTCCGTGTACAAGACCTATTTTGCCTCGACCAAGCTCAGCAGTCAGACCGTGGGCCACGCCGTCATCTCGGTCCCGCCCGGACTGGACACTTCCGTCTACTCCGCCTACAAGGAACTCATCCGCCTCGCCTGGCGCGAAACCACGCACAGCGACGCCCCGATGGAATTTGAATTCCAGTCGCAAGAGACTGTTAGTCAACAAGTTACGCCTCCGGGCGATCACGTATTCAAAGACTTTGTGAAGCCGAGTGTGCCGCTCTCCGGCAGTTTCCGCTTCGAGAACTTTGTGCCTGGAGACAAAGCGCAGCTCGCCTTCAACGCCGCCCTCGCAGTCGCAAGAAACCCCGACGGCACGCAGTACAACCCGCTCTTTATTTATGGTTCCTCGGGCCTCGGCAAAACGCACTTGCTGCAGGCTATTGGCAACTACATTCTCGAAGAAGACCCGAACAAGCGCGTATGCTACCTCACCAGCGAGGACTTTTCGCAGCAGTACCTCAAGTGCCTGCGCGAGAGCCGCGTGACCGAGATGAGCGACTTCTACCGCAACGAAGTGGACATCCTCCTCATCGACGACATCCAGAACTGGACCGGCAAGTACGAGACTCAAAACGAGTTCTTCCTCATCTTCAACGCCCTGCACCAGGCAGGCAAGCAGATCGTGCTTACCTCCGACGCTCCGGCAGTCGAAGTCAAGAACCTTTCGGACCGCCTGGTCAGCCGCTTTGCCTGGGGCCTCACGGTCGACATCCAGCCGCCCGACGTCGAGACCCGCGAAGCGATCCTCCACAAAAAGGCCGAGGAACGCCATTTGGAAATCAGCGACGAAGTCCTCCACTTCCTCGCCGAGAAAATCGCGAGCAACGTGCGCTGCCTCGAGAGCGCCATCATCAAGCTCACGCTCCAGTCGAGCCTCATGAATCACGACATCGACATGGGAATCGCCCAAAAGGTCGTCGCCGAAATTGCCCCGACGCTCCGCCGCCGCGTAAGCCTCGACGCCGTGCTCCATGCTGTATCGCAGCACTACGAAGTACCCGAATCCAAACTCACCGAGCCGGGTCGCGGCACCAAGGAAATCTCGAAGGCCCGCCAGGTCGCCATGTACCTGATGCGCGAATGCTCTTCTATCAGCCTGCAGAGCATCGGCTCCCGCTTTGGCGGCAAGGACCACTCCACCGTGGTACACGCCATCAAGAGCGTCAAAAAAGAGATGGAAACGGACTCCAGTTTTGCACGCCTCATCGAGACGCTCAAGAACTCGATCCACGACTAA
- a CDS encoding squalene/phytoene synthase family protein, translating to MANILEQVGMGESVLTGKKAWTYAEEILLQVSRTFALNINVLKGKLHKSILLAYLFLRIADTVEDDPVMDADEKEHLLSLFADIFRTADLAEEAVEAFENALPDEWRRSEHPYMNLCLHTHVVVPLLKELPEVYASPVRDVTIEMCGGMAQFAKRQEEALSQGWFTLETVADLDEYCYYVAGIVGRLLSHLFAADTCFIGNARKAEMQKLDVSFGLALQVANIVKDCREDAERRVCFIPEEICRKHGFKHSYEMFEDVANVEDRADFDRRRSAVMAELVQKTWKHLDDAIAYTKLIPNIKMRTRLFCLWPLFMAAENMKIIGDGSPIFANDKKMKITRDTVKRIVKSTSLHFYSDNWIDKAYKAVKGK from the coding sequence ATGGCTAATATCCTTGAACAAGTTGGTATGGGCGAGTCCGTGCTCACGGGCAAGAAAGCGTGGACCTATGCAGAGGAAATCCTTTTGCAGGTGTCAAGAACTTTCGCCTTGAATATCAACGTGCTCAAGGGAAAACTGCACAAAAGCATTTTGCTCGCTTACCTGTTTTTGCGCATTGCCGACACGGTCGAGGACGACCCGGTGATGGATGCCGACGAAAAGGAACACCTGCTCTCGCTTTTTGCCGACATCTTCAGGACGGCTGATCTTGCCGAGGAGGCAGTGGAGGCGTTTGAAAATGCGCTCCCTGATGAGTGGCGCAGGTCGGAACACCCGTACATGAACCTTTGCCTGCACACACATGTGGTGGTGCCGCTGTTGAAGGAGTTGCCTGAGGTCTATGCATCACCTGTGCGCGATGTGACCATCGAGATGTGTGGCGGCATGGCGCAGTTTGCAAAGCGGCAGGAGGAGGCGCTGAGCCAGGGCTGGTTCACGCTGGAAACGGTTGCCGATTTGGACGAGTACTGCTATTATGTGGCGGGAATCGTGGGACGGCTGCTTTCGCATTTGTTTGCCGCGGACACGTGCTTTATTGGCAATGCCCGCAAGGCCGAGATGCAAAAGCTGGACGTGAGTTTTGGTCTTGCGCTCCAGGTGGCAAACATCGTGAAGGACTGCCGCGAAGATGCGGAACGCCGTGTGTGCTTTATCCCCGAGGAGATTTGCCGTAAGCACGGCTTCAAGCATTCGTACGAGATGTTCGAGGATGTTGCGAATGTCGAGGACCGCGCGGATTTTGACCGTCGTCGCTCCGCAGTGATGGCTGAACTGGTGCAAAAGACATGGAAGCACCTAGACGATGCCATCGCCTACACAAAGCTCATCCCGAACATCAAAATGCGCACGAGGCTGTTTTGCCTGTGGCCGCTCTTTATGGCGGCGGAGAATATGAAGATTATCGGGGACGGTTCGCCCATTTTTGCAAACGACAAAAAGATGAAAATCACCCGCGACACGGTGAAGCGCATCGTGAAGTCGACGTCGCTCCATTTCTATTCGGATAATTGGATAGACAAGGCGTACAAGGCGGTAAAAGGAAAATAG
- the lspA gene encoding signal peptidase II, with translation MKFFNKLPFHIGVIVFSIVADQLTKLWALARFTNETGAPNHEYVNVIGDLLRFCLVFNKGAAFSSRPQDFLPFLPPWLFFLLISIVAAVVLFWFYKNIDKRDYLTRLGVVMIIGGAIGNFIDRMRLEMVVDFIDCDFPDFIMTRWPTFNVADCFVTVGVAIVILSPFILKGIHKQIKEEKEQAKEQPKSKDEPSEDRTF, from the coding sequence TTGAAGTTTTTTAACAAATTACCATTCCACATTGGTGTCATTGTATTCAGCATCGTCGCGGACCAGTTGACTAAGCTTTGGGCGTTGGCTCGCTTTACGAACGAGACCGGTGCGCCGAACCACGAGTACGTCAATGTGATTGGCGACCTTTTGCGCTTTTGCCTGGTGTTTAACAAGGGTGCCGCCTTCAGCAGCCGCCCGCAAGACTTCTTGCCGTTTTTGCCGCCCTGGCTGTTCTTTTTGCTGATATCGATTGTAGCCGCGGTGGTGCTATTCTGGTTCTACAAGAACATCGACAAGCGCGATTACCTTACCCGCCTGGGTGTGGTGATGATCATTGGAGGTGCCATAGGCAACTTTATTGACCGCATGCGCCTCGAGATGGTCGTGGACTTTATTGACTGCGATTTCCCTGACTTTATCATGACGCGCTGGCCCACCTTTAACGTGGCGGACTGCTTTGTGACAGTAGGTGTCGCCATCGTAATCCTTTCGCCGTTTATCTTGAAAGGGATTCACAAACAAATTAAGGAAGAAAAGGAGCAGGCGAAGGAACAGCCTAAATCCAAAGACGAACCTTCTGAAGACCGCACATTTTAG
- a CDS encoding RluA family pseudouridine synthase — translation MNFPVKDEHSGERIDKFLVGVMENVSRTDIQKLIVAGEVKVGGAAVSKNFRVETGMVVVVEKVPEKQASSLEPEEIPLDIVYEDDDIVVLNKPRNLVVHPGNGVRTGTLAAGLLHHFKDNLSAVNGPLRPGIVHRLDKDTPGLMVVAKNDAAHRHLAHQLETRTLHRTYQALVWGCPRDLTGVIDAPIGRNPKNRLKMAVVKGGKESRTHFEAKQFFAIATLLELQLESGRTHQIRVHSRYTGHPVVGDPLYDGREDSLNRVPPLMRPIAEKVLEIAPAQLLQAVKIELIHPTTGKKMKFKVPLEEPFAKVLKLLKKECPADAPVFDEEEGFRDFDADIRFDDGYDADEIDDEGLDVFEDGVFPELKERKTRAQRHAEKAATAAQRKAKAAERKLIKQLKAARKRGIAPEDFVEPGYEPTIDPDLLG, via the coding sequence ATGAATTTTCCTGTAAAAGATGAACACTCCGGCGAACGCATCGACAAGTTCCTTGTGGGCGTGATGGAAAACGTGTCGCGTACCGACATACAGAAACTTATAGTTGCAGGCGAAGTGAAGGTCGGTGGCGCTGCCGTTTCCAAGAATTTTCGCGTGGAGACCGGTATGGTCGTGGTGGTGGAGAAGGTTCCCGAGAAGCAAGCGAGTTCGCTTGAGCCCGAGGAAATCCCGCTCGACATCGTGTACGAGGACGACGATATCGTGGTCCTGAACAAGCCGCGCAATCTGGTGGTGCATCCGGGTAACGGCGTACGCACGGGAACGCTTGCTGCAGGCTTGCTTCACCATTTCAAGGATAATCTTTCGGCGGTCAACGGCCCGCTTCGCCCGGGTATCGTGCACAGGCTCGACAAGGATACGCCGGGCCTCATGGTGGTGGCGAAAAACGATGCGGCGCACAGGCACCTGGCGCACCAGCTGGAAACCCGCACGTTACACCGCACGTACCAAGCGCTTGTGTGGGGTTGCCCGCGTGACCTTACGGGCGTGATTGACGCCCCTATTGGCAGGAACCCCAAGAACCGCCTCAAGATGGCGGTGGTGAAGGGCGGCAAGGAGAGCCGCACGCATTTTGAGGCAAAACAGTTCTTTGCGATTGCTACTTTGCTTGAACTCCAGCTCGAATCGGGACGTACGCACCAGATTCGCGTGCATAGCCGCTATACGGGCCACCCGGTGGTGGGCGACCCGCTTTACGATGGCCGAGAGGACAGCCTGAACCGCGTGCCGCCCTTGATGCGCCCGATTGCCGAGAAGGTTTTGGAAATTGCCCCGGCGCAGTTATTGCAGGCAGTGAAGATTGAACTTATCCACCCGACGACGGGCAAGAAGATGAAGTTCAAGGTCCCACTGGAAGAACCGTTCGCGAAGGTGCTGAAACTCCTGAAGAAGGAATGCCCGGCAGATGCCCCGGTGTTTGACGAGGAAGAAGGCTTCCGCGACTTTGATGCGGACATCCGTTTTGACGACGGCTATGACGCTGATGAAATTGACGACGAAGGCCTAGATGTGTTCGAGGATGGCGTTTTTCCGGAACTGAAGGAGCGCAAGACCCGTGCCCAGCGCCATGCCGAGAAGGCGGCGACGGCCGCGCAGCGCAAGGCGAAGGCTGCCGAACGCAAGCTCATCAAGCAGTTGAAGGCGGCGCGCAAGCGCGGGATTGCTCCTGAGGACTTCGTGGAACCCGGTTACGAGCCGACCATCGATCCAGATTTGCTTGGATAG
- the murC gene encoding UDP-N-acetylmuramate--L-alanine ligase produces the protein MESYFFIGVAGVGMSAIAQYLAGKGVAVSGSDRQFGEFLSGKCEKPLVMGQLEDCGIKCFAQDGSGIVAGLSAVVVSTAIEDTNPDLKRAKELGVPVMHRSEMLAKISKEARTIAVSGTSGKSTVTAMIYHILEYAGLQPSVMTGAGLVNLQKQGKIGNAVSGKGEWLVVEADESDGTLVRYEPEIGLILNVDKDHKEMDELQEIFLKFSHNILDNGKILIVNDAHPLAKKFSAGREFDFGFENYVGVQGTDFKTAGTHIKFRVRHKAELVNFEVPLPGKHNMENALAATAAALRAGVSLHTCADALATFPGVFRRHQILGTFNGVTLVDDFAHNPAKIAASIKSAQDFTEGRVIAWFQPHGFGPTRFLRHDLVEFIANTLRPKDFDFDRENDVMFFSEIYYAGGTVTRDISAGDLADDLLLKGCEAIYIENRDECAKKMVEYAQPGDTILLMGARDPSLEKYAQSVQKLLEAK, from the coding sequence ATGGAATCTTACTTCTTTATCGGTGTTGCGGGCGTGGGCATGAGTGCCATCGCGCAGTATCTGGCGGGCAAGGGCGTTGCGGTGAGCGGGTCCGACCGTCAGTTTGGTGAATTCCTCTCGGGCAAGTGCGAAAAGCCGCTCGTGATGGGCCAACTCGAGGATTGCGGAATCAAGTGCTTTGCGCAGGATGGCTCGGGCATTGTCGCGGGCCTCTCTGCCGTGGTGGTGAGTACCGCCATCGAGGACACGAACCCCGATTTGAAGCGTGCGAAGGAACTCGGCGTCCCCGTGATGCACCGTAGTGAAATGCTCGCGAAGATTTCGAAGGAAGCCCGCACGATTGCGGTGAGCGGAACGAGCGGTAAAAGCACCGTGACCGCGATGATTTACCACATTCTGGAATACGCAGGGCTTCAGCCTTCCGTGATGACGGGGGCGGGCCTCGTGAACTTGCAGAAGCAGGGCAAGATCGGCAATGCCGTGAGCGGCAAGGGCGAGTGGCTCGTTGTGGAAGCCGACGAAAGCGACGGAACCCTCGTGCGCTACGAGCCGGAAATCGGCCTGATTCTCAATGTGGACAAGGACCACAAGGAGATGGACGAACTGCAGGAAATCTTCCTCAAGTTCAGCCACAACATTCTTGACAACGGCAAGATTCTTATCGTGAACGACGCGCACCCGCTGGCAAAGAAGTTCAGCGCGGGCCGCGAATTCGATTTCGGGTTCGAGAACTACGTGGGCGTGCAGGGCACGGACTTCAAGACGGCCGGTACGCATATCAAGTTCCGCGTGCGCCACAAGGCGGAACTCGTGAATTTCGAGGTGCCGCTCCCGGGCAAGCACAACATGGAAAACGCCCTCGCGGCAACAGCGGCGGCGCTGCGCGCCGGAGTGTCGCTCCACACCTGTGCCGATGCGCTGGCGACATTCCCGGGCGTTTTCCGCCGCCACCAGATTCTGGGAACGTTCAATGGCGTCACCCTCGTAGACGACTTCGCGCATAATCCGGCAAAGATTGCCGCAAGCATCAAAAGCGCGCAGGACTTCACCGAGGGCCGCGTAATCGCCTGGTTCCAGCCGCATGGCTTTGGGCCCACGCGCTTCTTGCGGCATGACCTCGTGGAATTCATTGCGAACACGCTCCGCCCGAAGGATTTCGATTTTGACCGTGAAAACGACGTGATGTTCTTCAGCGAGATTTACTATGCGGGCGGCACCGTTACACGCGACATCAGTGCGGGCGACCTTGCCGATGACCTCTTGCTGAAGGGCTGCGAGGCCATCTACATCGAGAACCGCGACGAATGCGCGAAGAAGATGGTGGAATACGCGCAGCCCGGCGATACAATCTTGCTGATGGGCGCGCGAGACCCGAGTCTCGAAAAGTACGCACAAAGCGTGCAGAAATTGCTGGAAGCGAAGTAG
- a CDS encoding GGDEF domain-containing protein: MNYDDRETLPISRNEFSNLEIFKNVQFEKLAGFLLGCKTFVADPGTRLIDPQNPVRQVYILLDGLLEVRMESRGGSFTDTISPGHCVGEMSVFDDIEPSALVSAKEKSRLLMIPHDVAMSMIRASHELCLNFLQILSQRVRNNNRIVCEEQFHLRRMEESAKVDPMTGLHNRRWLEEMYTREISRSNMGNFQLMAFMLDIDHFKNVNDTYGHLAGDQVLISVAQTLTKSLRPSDMPVRYGGEEFSVFLPGTSTENARIIAERIRSNMENMSIVLSDGTFLQVTVSIGFAERIAGDTVASLIQRADQALYHAKQNGRNRCCMNLGENDGGMVLF, from the coding sequence ATGAATTACGACGACCGCGAAACACTACCAATCTCCAGAAACGAGTTCTCGAACTTGGAAATCTTCAAGAATGTACAATTCGAAAAGCTGGCAGGTTTTTTGCTTGGCTGCAAGACTTTTGTCGCCGACCCGGGCACTCGTCTTATTGACCCGCAGAACCCTGTACGACAGGTCTATATTCTTTTAGATGGCCTGCTCGAAGTGCGCATGGAATCCCGAGGTGGAAGTTTTACTGACACCATCAGTCCGGGGCATTGTGTTGGCGAAATGTCGGTATTTGACGATATTGAGCCCAGTGCACTCGTCTCCGCCAAAGAAAAAAGCCGACTCCTGATGATCCCGCACGACGTGGCCATGTCCATGATTAGGGCCTCGCACGAACTGTGCCTTAACTTTTTGCAGATTTTGAGCCAACGCGTTCGTAACAACAACAGGATTGTTTGCGAAGAACAGTTCCACCTACGCCGCATGGAAGAATCCGCCAAGGTGGACCCGATGACCGGGCTCCATAACCGCCGCTGGCTCGAGGAAATGTACACGCGTGAAATCAGCCGCAGCAACATGGGAAACTTCCAGCTCATGGCGTTCATGCTCGACATAGACCACTTCAAGAACGTGAACGATACCTACGGCCACCTCGCCGGCGACCAGGTGCTCATCTCCGTCGCGCAGACACTCACCAAGAGCCTGCGTCCCTCCGACATGCCGGTACGTTACGGTGGTGAGGAATTCTCGGTATTTTTACCGGGGACTTCGACCGAGAACGCCCGCATTATCGCGGAACGCATCCGCAGCAACATGGAGAACATGAGCATCGTGCTCTCTGACGGCACGTTCCTACAGGTGACCGTAAGCATCGGCTTTGCCGAACGCATCGCGGGCGATACTGTGGCAAGCCTCATCCAAAGGGCCGACCAAGCGCTCTACCACGCCAAGCAGAACGGCAGGAACCGCTGTTGCATGAACCTGGGTGAAAACGACGGCGGGATGGTGCTATTTTAG